A window of the Cytophagaceae bacterium genome harbors these coding sequences:
- a CDS encoding nuclear transport factor 2 family protein — MKKIIAIAILFLSLSAKAQSDAELITQTLNDFLEGGTNGEVERFKGAFFSDAIQKAVGKTGVTGMSVESLASKIKPNQKMERTTRIISWSYAGTAATAVTESEYASNKIIDLLNLLKVNNQWKIISRVYSRIEKTEEVTSSNPVASADPKAKGKTPAGSAAKPAPKPKKPAVDDGW, encoded by the coding sequence ATGAAAAAAATAATAGCGATAGCAATTCTTTTTCTGAGTTTATCAGCCAAAGCTCAATCGGATGCTGAACTTATCACTCAAACGCTCAACGATTTTCTTGAAGGTGGCACCAATGGCGAAGTTGAACGATTTAAAGGAGCATTTTTTAGTGATGCCATACAGAAAGCTGTTGGTAAAACGGGTGTGACGGGAATGTCCGTTGAGTCACTCGCTTCCAAAATCAAACCGAACCAAAAAATGGAACGTACCACCAGAATTATTTCCTGGAGTTACGCCGGTACTGCCGCTACAGCTGTGACAGAATCAGAATATGCCAGCAATAAGATAATTGATTTACTTAACTTACTGAAAGTAAATAATCAATGGAAAATAATCAGCCGGGTATATTCACGTATAGAAAAAACAGAAGAAGTCACCTCATCTAATCCTGTTGCATCTGCAGATCCGAAAGCCAAAGGTAAAACACCGGCAGGTTCAGCAGCTAAACCCGCACCAAAGCCTAAAAAACCGGCTGTGGATGATGGTTGGTAA
- a CDS encoding PAS domain S-box protein: MEDNNSELFLKYFVEIDILNQFEAIFKYANEGIIITDSESKILKINPSGLKTFGYEKESEVLNQKIEILLPARYRHAHVGHRESYNEHPKARSMGQKVDLFGLKKNKDEFPVEVSLSPFSNSTGKFVICFIIDITNRKKAEENEINYRKELEREVEERTLILKEAIQKLEKTKSELDQSLKREQELNSMKTKFISIASHEFRTPLSTVLSSLSLVEKYSELKDSEKREKHIERIKKSIRNLTEILNDILSVNKIEEGKVSVNPEKFDLYNFVHDLISDLTGLRKPGQQIIFEKKPNEDPNVVLDPKLLRHILINLLTNAIKFSAENTTITITVTSQKSEIFIRIIDQGIGIPTKDHKKLFTRFFRSSNVENIQGTGLGLSIVQQYVNYLEGSIKFSSEVGKGSIFNVNLPRKVKPSIVE, from the coding sequence ATGGAAGACAATAATTCGGAATTATTCTTAAAATACTTTGTGGAGATTGATATTTTAAACCAGTTTGAGGCCATTTTCAAATATGCGAACGAAGGAATCATAATTACAGACTCTGAAAGCAAAATTTTGAAAATTAACCCTTCAGGCCTTAAAACCTTTGGTTACGAAAAAGAATCTGAAGTTTTAAATCAGAAAATTGAGATTCTTTTACCTGCAAGATACAGGCATGCACATGTAGGCCATCGGGAAAGCTACAATGAGCATCCTAAGGCTCGGTCTATGGGCCAGAAAGTTGATTTATTCGGGCTAAAAAAGAACAAAGATGAGTTTCCTGTTGAAGTGAGCTTAAGCCCTTTCAGCAATAGCACAGGCAAATTTGTAATATGTTTTATAATAGATATTACCAACCGAAAAAAAGCCGAGGAAAACGAAATAAACTACCGTAAGGAACTTGAAAGAGAAGTTGAGGAGCGGACTTTAATTCTGAAAGAAGCCATTCAAAAACTGGAAAAAACCAAAAGTGAACTGGATCAGTCATTGAAAAGAGAGCAGGAGCTCAACTCCATGAAAACCAAGTTTATTTCCATAGCCTCCCATGAATTCCGCACTCCCCTTTCCACAGTACTTTCATCTCTTTCTCTTGTAGAAAAATACTCAGAACTCAAAGATTCTGAAAAAAGAGAAAAACACATTGAGCGAATCAAAAAATCTATCAGAAACCTTACTGAAATCCTGAATGATATCCTTTCTGTAAACAAAATTGAAGAAGGAAAAGTAAGTGTAAATCCGGAAAAGTTCGATTTATACAATTTTGTTCATGATTTGATATCAGATCTCACCGGATTACGAAAGCCCGGTCAGCAGATTATATTTGAGAAAAAACCAAACGAAGATCCAAATGTAGTTTTAGACCCAAAACTTTTGCGTCATATATTGATAAATTTGCTTACAAACGCTATCAAATTTTCTGCCGAAAATACTACAATTACTATTACGGTAACCTCTCAAAAATCTGAAATATTTATACGAATTATAGACCAGGGAATTGGGATTCCGACCAAAGACCATAAAAAATTATTTACCCGGTTCTTCCGCTCAAGCAATGTCGAAAACATTCAGGGTACAGGGCTTGGGCTTAGTATAGTACAGCAATATGTAAACTATCTCGAAGGAAGCATTAAATTTTCTAGTGAAGTTGGAAAAGGAAGTATTTTTAATGTAAATTTACCAAGAAAAGTAAAACCCTCGATTGTTGAATAA
- the rsmA gene encoding ribosomal RNA small subunit methyltransferase A, whose amino-acid sequence MEKVRAKKHLGQHFLKDQGIAMDIVESYKDVFSNRKLLEVGPGMGVLTQYLIKRPELNLSLVEIDNESVAYLKNVLNFPGEKIFGEDFLKMNFDENNGLDGNFGIIGNFPYNISSQIFFKVLDYKDRVGEVVGMVQKEVGKRIASGPGNKDYGILSVLLQAYYDIEYLFSVPPGAFDPPPKVDSGVIRLVRNYEKTPEFDFVKFKLVVKTAFNQRRKMLGNALRPITTKENLPYMTKRAEQLDYKQFIELTELIF is encoded by the coding sequence TTGGAAAAAGTAAGAGCGAAAAAGCATCTGGGGCAGCATTTTCTTAAAGATCAGGGAATTGCGATGGATATTGTTGAAAGCTATAAAGATGTTTTTTCAAACAGGAAGTTGCTCGAGGTAGGGCCGGGGATGGGAGTCCTTACCCAGTATTTGATTAAAAGGCCTGAACTCAATTTATCATTAGTTGAAATTGATAATGAGTCAGTTGCTTATTTGAAAAATGTTTTGAATTTTCCCGGCGAAAAGATTTTTGGGGAAGATTTCCTGAAGATGAATTTTGACGAAAACAATGGACTGGATGGTAATTTCGGAATAATTGGAAATTTTCCATATAATATTTCATCCCAAATATTTTTTAAAGTTTTAGACTATAAAGATAGGGTAGGTGAGGTAGTGGGAATGGTGCAAAAGGAAGTTGGGAAAAGGATTGCATCCGGACCGGGAAATAAAGATTATGGAATATTGAGTGTGCTTTTACAGGCTTATTATGATATTGAATATCTGTTTTCAGTGCCTCCTGGAGCGTTTGATCCGCCACCAAAGGTAGATTCTGGGGTAATCAGACTGGTCAGGAATTATGAAAAAACGCCGGAGTTTGATTTTGTCAAATTTAAATTAGTAGTAAAAACCGCTTTTAATCAAAGGAGGAAAATGCTTGGTAATGCCTTGAGACCTATCACAACAAAAGAAAATCTGCCCTATATGACTAAAAGGGCAGAGCAACTTGATTATAAGCAATTTATAGAATTGACTGAATTAATTTTTTAA
- a CDS encoding PAS domain S-box protein, whose translation MKTKAQKSVALGSSEKFDLLQDFVDNTAEVILMLSLSGEFIFSNIAFHNVTGYSGTELKGLKISDLLHPLSKEKTEEGFEKIKNGENLGEFLLVIRNKEKKRVYLSGDVSCRFLHGQPVSFRCILHDITLRRRAEAAQNLYYSIAQSNLSSKNLEDFLTQVHQNLQKNIYANNFFVAVFEPENNSIYFPYHVDEYFETGHDYKKRNLGNGLIEYTMVQNKPLIFNKEELTVIIEKEKLFIYESILPAIQILVPLILNEKTIGVIGIKSYSDETKFSSRDLELLEFVSGQIALAMERKKAEGELMIQTARLNAIFDSSTHYIWTVNQKHYLSSFNKNYYNLLYQQLGAPPAAGTSIEKMGWKLISPDDKPVLREKYNLAFQGHPQYFEMHWGEKNGGSNWFEFYLNPILSTEDGQIEEVSGIARNITEKKNALINLQKSEEKFRNIIESFIDIYYRTDLAGNVIMISPSVLKHTGYTVEEVIRQKVDKFFENALDSSQDIKALLKTGSITNFEVLVKRKDQTLRQFMLNIRMIKDAKGLPIEVEGVARDITELKKGAQELQKAKDDAEHSLKIKEQFLANMSHEIRTPMNGIIGMIDVLNDTPLEKDQKDYVKTIRKSSETLLTILNDILDLSKIEAGKMDLVYKPLDLKDTLDNLVALFTQKAREKNNTLGYSISDETPQYIEGDQVRLLQILSNLTSNAIKFTKNGQILIKISNQPIDNEQYIIRFEVTDTGTGISKENQIKLFHSFQQLDISTKKAVGGTGLGLVISKELCKKMGGEIGLVSEEGKGSNFWFSITAKKTDGSAIINLEKSHEEITLTNYFSEYSPKILLVDDNSVNRKVATEILKKANCEVTDAESGLKAIQIFEKNQDFDLILMDIQMPGMDGIETTQRLKSEFAGRLPKVVAMTAYSMQNDKENFLARGMDDYISKPIRANTLIKKVEELINPNRKKLTPVKQNLEKPTETEDTIDQQIPAFDMEVINGLREMVGNEMLLSVFEDFRIEAEEQIANTKNAYTNNDVVSIQKELHTLKGNSGTIGLMRIHEITKIIEVPSKKGDLTNFEKNIKILEQEFEHFKNNLNQIA comes from the coding sequence ATGAAAACCAAAGCTCAAAAATCTGTAGCCTTAGGCTCCAGCGAAAAATTTGATTTACTGCAAGACTTTGTTGATAATACCGCAGAAGTGATTCTGATGTTATCACTTTCAGGCGAATTCATATTTTCTAATATCGCATTTCATAACGTAACAGGCTACAGCGGAACCGAACTTAAAGGACTAAAAATAAGTGACTTACTTCATCCACTTTCAAAAGAAAAAACTGAAGAAGGCTTTGAAAAAATCAAAAATGGAGAAAACCTGGGTGAATTTCTTTTGGTAATAAGAAATAAAGAAAAGAAAAGAGTGTATTTGTCGGGTGACGTAAGTTGTAGATTTTTGCATGGGCAGCCTGTTTCTTTCCGCTGCATTTTGCATGACATTACACTCAGGAGAAGAGCCGAGGCAGCCCAAAACTTATATTATTCAATAGCCCAAAGTAATCTTAGCTCAAAAAACCTTGAAGATTTCCTGACGCAGGTTCATCAGAATCTACAGAAAAATATTTATGCCAATAATTTCTTTGTGGCCGTTTTTGAACCTGAAAACAACAGCATCTATTTCCCTTACCATGTGGATGAATATTTTGAAACAGGTCATGATTATAAAAAACGAAACCTGGGAAATGGTCTGATTGAATATACGATGGTACAAAATAAACCATTGATATTCAACAAAGAAGAGCTAACTGTGATCATTGAAAAAGAAAAACTTTTTATTTACGAATCCATACTTCCGGCCATCCAAATATTGGTTCCGCTTATATTGAATGAAAAAACCATAGGTGTTATCGGCATAAAGTCATATTCCGACGAGACCAAGTTTTCAAGTCGTGATCTTGAACTGCTTGAGTTTGTATCGGGGCAAATAGCCCTCGCCATGGAGCGAAAAAAGGCTGAAGGTGAACTCATGATTCAAACTGCCCGATTAAATGCCATTTTTGACAGCAGCACTCACTATATATGGACAGTAAATCAAAAACATTATCTGAGTTCGTTTAACAAAAACTACTATAATCTTCTATATCAGCAACTTGGAGCACCGCCAGCTGCTGGCACCAGCATCGAAAAAATGGGCTGGAAGCTGATCTCACCTGATGACAAACCTGTTCTCAGAGAAAAATATAACCTTGCTTTTCAGGGTCATCCCCAATATTTTGAGATGCATTGGGGAGAAAAAAATGGAGGCAGCAATTGGTTTGAATTTTATTTGAATCCGATTTTGTCAACCGAAGACGGTCAGATAGAAGAGGTGTCAGGTATTGCCCGGAATATTACTGAGAAAAAAAATGCACTGATAAATCTTCAAAAAAGTGAAGAGAAATTCAGGAATATTATTGAGTCTTTTATTGATATTTATTATCGTACTGACCTTGCTGGAAACGTAATAATGATATCGCCATCAGTTTTAAAACACACCGGATATACGGTTGAGGAAGTTATCAGGCAAAAGGTAGATAAGTTTTTTGAAAATGCGTTGGACTCTTCACAAGATATCAAAGCATTGTTAAAAACAGGTAGCATTACAAATTTTGAAGTTTTGGTCAAAAGAAAAGACCAGACTTTAAGGCAGTTTATGCTAAATATCAGGATGATAAAAGATGCAAAAGGCTTACCTATAGAAGTTGAAGGGGTAGCCAGGGATATTACCGAACTAAAAAAAGGTGCACAGGAGCTACAAAAAGCTAAAGACGATGCTGAGCATTCGCTAAAAATAAAAGAACAGTTTTTGGCCAATATGAGTCATGAAATCAGGACGCCAATGAATGGAATTATTGGTATGATTGATGTTCTAAACGATACACCTCTCGAAAAAGACCAGAAAGATTATGTAAAAACCATAAGAAAGTCTTCAGAAACCCTGCTTACCATTTTGAATGACATTCTGGATTTATCAAAAATAGAGGCCGGAAAAATGGATTTGGTATATAAACCGTTGGACTTGAAAGATACCCTGGACAATTTGGTGGCTTTGTTTACTCAAAAAGCAAGAGAAAAAAACAACACACTTGGCTATAGTATTTCTGATGAAACACCACAATACATTGAAGGCGATCAGGTCAGGCTTTTGCAAATTCTTTCTAATCTTACTTCTAACGCCATAAAATTTACAAAAAATGGACAAATTCTTATAAAAATAAGCAACCAACCAATTGACAATGAACAATATATAATAAGATTTGAAGTAACAGACACTGGAACAGGTATTTCGAAAGAAAACCAGATTAAACTTTTCCATTCGTTCCAACAGCTGGACATTTCGACCAAAAAAGCTGTGGGCGGTACCGGTTTAGGCCTGGTGATATCGAAAGAATTGTGTAAAAAAATGGGTGGGGAAATCGGGCTGGTTTCTGAAGAAGGAAAGGGGAGTAATTTTTGGTTTTCAATAACTGCCAAAAAAACCGATGGATCGGCTATTATTAACCTGGAAAAATCTCATGAAGAAATTACCCTAACCAATTATTTCTCTGAATATTCTCCAAAAATACTTTTGGTTGATGACAATAGCGTAAACCGAAAAGTAGCAACCGAAATCCTTAAAAAAGCCAATTGCGAAGTAACTGATGCGGAATCAGGTCTAAAGGCAATTCAAATTTTTGAGAAAAATCAGGATTTTGACCTTATCTTGATGGACATTCAAATGCCCGGCATGGATGGCATTGAAACTACCCAGAGATTAAAAAGTGAATTTGCCGGGCGATTGCCAAAAGTGGTGGCAATGACGGCATATTCCATGCAAAATGATAAGGAGAATTTTCTTGCAAGAGGAATGGATGACTACATTTCGAAACCCATCAGAGCCAATACGCTGATAAAGAAAGTAGAGGAACTCATCAATCCGAACAGAAAAAAACTTACTCCGGTAAAGCAAAACTTAGAAAAACCTACTGAAACTGAAGACACCATAGATCAGCAAATACCTGCATTTGACATGGAAGTAATCAATGGTTTGCGTGAAATGGTTGGCAATGAAATGCTACTTTCTGTATTTGAGGATTTTAGAATTGAGGCTGAAGAACAAATTGCCAATACAAAAAATGCTTATACAAACAATGATGTTGTGAGTATTCAAAAAGAACTTCATACTTTAAAGGGAAATTCTGGCACTATTGGCCTAATGAGAATTCATGAAATCACGAAAATCATAGAAGTTCCATCAAAAAAAGGTGATTTAACTAACTTTGAGAAGAATATTAAAATTTTGGAACAAGAATTTGAGCATTTTAAAAATAACTTAAATCAGATAGCCTGA
- a CDS encoding CTP synthase produces MPLNGKHSKTKYIFVTGGVTSSLGKGIVASSLAKLLQSRGLSVTIQKLDPYLNVDPGTLNPYEHGECYVTDDGAETDLDLGHYERFLNVPTSQANNVTTGRIYYNVLSKERKGDFLGKTVQVIPHITDEIKKNILQLGKTGKFDIVITEIGGCVGDIESLPFLEAVRQLKWELGEKNMLTVHLTLVPYLKSAGELKTKPTQHSVKQLQMSGIQPDIIVCRTEHPLPNDIRKKIALFCNVEVQSVIEAMDAKTIYEVPLLMMKEKLDQRALYMMDIYNDKDSDMKKWEEFLYKFKHPESEVKIGLIGKYVELRDAYKSIAEAFIHGGAVNKTKVKIEWIHSESMVAEAVEEKLKDLDGVLVAPGFGERGIEGKIAAVKYVRENNIPFLGICLGMQMAVIEYARNVLGWENAHSTEMEKTTEYPVIDLMADQLNIENKGGTMRLGAYNCKLTDKSLAKKIYGKSKISERHRHRWEFNNKYRADFEKAGLIIGGTNPENDLVEIIEIPKNRFFIGVQYHPELKSTVLQPHPLFVSFVKAALDYKNSKNG; encoded by the coding sequence ATGCCATTGAACGGGAAACATTCAAAAACAAAGTACATTTTCGTTACCGGCGGGGTAACTTCCTCTCTCGGAAAAGGAATAGTAGCTTCATCTCTTGCCAAATTACTCCAGTCCAGAGGATTGAGTGTAACCATTCAAAAACTTGACCCTTATCTTAATGTTGACCCGGGCACACTGAACCCCTACGAGCATGGTGAATGCTACGTAACTGACGATGGTGCCGAGACCGACCTCGATCTGGGACATTATGAGCGTTTTCTAAATGTACCCACCTCACAGGCCAACAATGTGACCACAGGCCGTATCTATTATAATGTACTGAGCAAGGAAAGAAAAGGTGATTTTCTGGGGAAAACCGTTCAGGTGATTCCGCATATTACTGATGAAATCAAGAAAAATATTCTTCAACTCGGAAAAACCGGAAAATTTGATATTGTTATTACAGAAATCGGTGGTTGCGTAGGTGATATTGAATCTCTTCCGTTTTTGGAAGCCGTGCGTCAGCTCAAATGGGAACTGGGAGAAAAAAACATGCTGACGGTTCACCTTACATTGGTGCCATATCTGAAGTCTGCCGGTGAACTTAAAACCAAACCTACGCAGCATTCGGTAAAACAATTACAAATGTCAGGTATTCAGCCCGATATTATCGTTTGTCGTACTGAGCATCCTCTGCCCAATGATATTCGTAAAAAAATCGCACTATTCTGCAATGTAGAAGTACAGTCGGTTATCGAGGCCATGGATGCCAAGACTATCTATGAAGTGCCGCTATTGATGATGAAAGAAAAACTCGATCAGCGGGCATTGTACATGATGGACATCTACAACGACAAAGATTCCGACATGAAAAAATGGGAAGAATTCCTGTATAAGTTTAAACATCCGGAATCAGAAGTCAAAATCGGCCTAATAGGAAAATATGTAGAGCTGAGAGATGCCTATAAATCTATCGCTGAGGCATTTATACATGGTGGTGCTGTAAACAAAACCAAGGTAAAAATTGAATGGATTCACTCCGAAAGCATGGTGGCTGAGGCAGTGGAAGAAAAACTTAAAGATCTGGATGGCGTTTTGGTGGCACCCGGATTTGGAGAAAGAGGAATTGAAGGAAAAATTGCAGCTGTTAAATATGTAAGAGAAAACAATATCCCATTTTTGGGTATATGTTTAGGTATGCAAATGGCCGTTATCGAATATGCCAGAAATGTATTGGGATGGGAGAATGCCCATTCTACCGAAATGGAAAAAACCACGGAATACCCGGTTATTGACCTCATGGCAGACCAATTAAATATCGAAAATAAAGGCGGTACCATGCGTTTAGGGGCGTATAATTGTAAACTTACCGATAAGTCTCTGGCGAAAAAGATTTACGGAAAGTCCAAAATATCTGAAAGACACCGTCACCGCTGGGAGTTTAACAACAAATATAGGGCTGATTTTGAAAAAGCGGGATTAATTATTGGTGGGACAAATCCTGAAAACGATTTGGTGGAAATCATCGAAATCCCTAAAAACAGATTTTTTATTGGCGTTCAATATCATCCTGAATTAAAAAGCACCGTTTTACAACCACATCCATTGTTTGTGAGTTTTGTAAAGGCTGCTTTGGATTATAAAAATTCTAAAAATGGCTGA
- a CDS encoding YhdH/YhfP family quinone oxidoreductase: MADYKHFEVTENQNGRFSRNIKTSPISELPQNDLLVKVSYSSLNYKDALSASGNRGVTKNYPHTPGIDAAGIVVNSNSERFITGDEVIVTSYDLGMNTPGGFSEYISVPSAWAIKKPSNITLRESMITGTAGLTAAMALDKIQTNGVFNGKIAVTGATGGVGLWALLLSKHLNYETVAISRKIDFADNFDKLSVNEKIFDFEINQKPLAKPAFEAAVDTVGGDILGQLLKLTKPNGSVAVCGMAASPILNTTVFPFILRGINLLGIDSAEATQQWREHLWSKLGNEWKLDFPEWLVHEIGLNQLENSIEIMLKGEHFGRTIISLIK, from the coding sequence ATGGCTGATTACAAGCATTTTGAGGTAACAGAAAATCAGAATGGAAGGTTTAGTAGAAATATCAAAACTTCCCCAATTTCTGAATTACCTCAGAATGATCTCCTTGTAAAAGTTTCGTATTCTTCTCTAAATTATAAAGATGCTCTGTCAGCCTCCGGAAACCGGGGAGTAACCAAAAACTACCCCCATACCCCGGGAATTGATGCGGCAGGTATAGTTGTAAATTCTAATTCTGAAAGATTTATAACCGGAGATGAAGTAATAGTTACGAGTTATGACCTGGGGATGAATACTCCGGGTGGTTTTTCTGAATACATCTCAGTGCCTTCAGCCTGGGCAATAAAAAAGCCGTCGAATATTACCCTTAGGGAAAGTATGATTACTGGCACCGCCGGGTTAACCGCTGCCATGGCTTTGGATAAAATTCAAACCAATGGTGTTTTTAATGGGAAAATTGCAGTAACCGGAGCCACAGGCGGTGTTGGATTATGGGCACTTCTTCTGTCAAAACATCTTAATTATGAGACAGTCGCAATTTCCAGAAAAATTGATTTTGCCGATAATTTTGATAAGTTATCTGTTAATGAGAAAATATTTGATTTTGAAATAAATCAAAAACCCTTGGCAAAACCTGCATTTGAGGCTGCAGTTGACACGGTTGGAGGTGATATTTTGGGTCAATTGTTAAAATTAACAAAACCCAATGGCAGTGTGGCAGTATGTGGAATGGCAGCATCACCCATATTAAACACTACCGTTTTTCCATTTATTTTGAGAGGAATAAATTTGCTTGGAATTGATTCGGCAGAAGCCACACAACAATGGCGGGAGCATCTCTGGAGTAAACTGGGCAATGAATGGAAATTAGATTTCCCCGAATGGCTGGTACACGAAATCGGATTAAATCAACTGGAAAATTCGATAGAAATAATGTTAAAAGGCGAGCACTTTGGCCGTACAATCATTAGTCTGATTAAATAG
- a CDS encoding response regulator, producing the protein MKRILLIEDNPDIRENTAEILELDGYEVFTAENGKLGVEMATSLKPDLVICDIMMPVLDGYSVLHLLSKNPETENIPFIFLTAKADRSDFRKGMEMGADDYITKPFDDVDLLNALESRFKKIEQMQKKYSRNIEGLNNLVRDVGGEEELRNLTQNREKRKYKKKSEIFREGDFPLYLFYIEKGKVKTYKTNEDGKELIINLHNEGDFFGYVNLMREDSYMESASALEDSELILIPKSEFFKLIHQNRQVSQKFIKMLSDNIKENEDQLLKLAYNSVRKRVSECLLKFFEQSDDRNNKTGIKISREDLSNMAGTSIETAIRTLSDFKDEKLIEISTGKIRVLNFEKLKHLKN; encoded by the coding sequence ATGAAAAGAATATTATTAATTGAAGATAACCCCGATATCAGAGAAAACACCGCCGAGATTTTGGAACTTGATGGTTATGAGGTTTTTACTGCTGAAAACGGAAAACTAGGAGTAGAAATGGCTACCAGTCTGAAACCGGATTTGGTGATTTGTGATATCATGATGCCTGTTTTGGATGGCTATTCGGTACTTCATTTACTTTCAAAAAACCCTGAAACAGAAAATATCCCTTTTATATTTCTTACCGCAAAAGCCGACCGCAGCGATTTTAGAAAAGGTATGGAAATGGGTGCTGACGACTACATCACCAAGCCTTTTGATGATGTAGATTTGCTCAATGCCCTCGAGAGCCGCTTCAAGAAAATCGAACAAATGCAGAAGAAATATTCGAGAAATATTGAAGGACTAAATAATCTGGTGAGAGATGTTGGCGGTGAGGAAGAGCTCAGAAATCTGACCCAGAATCGTGAAAAAAGAAAATACAAGAAGAAATCAGAAATATTTAGAGAAGGTGATTTTCCGCTTTATTTATTTTATATTGAGAAAGGAAAAGTTAAAACTTACAAAACCAACGAAGACGGTAAAGAACTGATAATCAATCTACACAATGAAGGTGACTTCTTCGGATACGTTAACCTTATGCGGGAAGACAGCTACATGGAATCAGCTTCTGCTCTCGAAGATTCTGAACTTATTCTAATTCCAAAATCAGAATTTTTCAAATTGATCCATCAAAATCGCCAGGTTTCGCAGAAATTCATAAAAATGCTCTCTGATAATATCAAAGAGAATGAAGATCAACTTCTGAAACTTGCCTATAATTCTGTTAGAAAACGTGTAAGTGAATGTTTGCTCAAGTTTTTTGAGCAATCAGATGACCGAAACAACAAGACCGGAATAAAAATTAGCAGAGAAGATTTATCAAATATGGCAGGTACCTCTATCGAGACCGCCATAAGGACTCTTTCTGATTTTAAAGACGAAAAACTTATTGAGATTTCGACAGGAAAAATCAGAGTGCTAAATTTTGAAAAGCTGAAACACTTAAAAAATTAA
- the pfkA gene encoding 6-phosphofructokinase, with translation MKKIAVFTSGGDAPGMNACIRAVVRGAIYHGLEVYGIRRGYNGMIAGDIFEMGSKSVSNIVQRGGTILKSARSKDFMTPEGRKKAYENLMSHGIEGLVAIGGNGTFTGAEVFYNEYQIPTVGCPGTIDNDLYGTDYTIGFDTAVNTSLEAIDKIRDTADSHDRVFFIEVMGRDSGYIAIQSGIGGGAEIVMVPETHTPLKKVVSTLKDGWNRQKSSSIIVVAEGDEEGHATQIADKIKEQVGDKLDIRVSTLGHMQRGGSPTAYDRILASRMGLAAVEGLINGQKNVMAGIVNNELVYTPFIDTIKKQKPIHDDLLRMVHILSI, from the coding sequence ATGAAGAAGATCGCAGTTTTTACTTCCGGTGGAGACGCTCCAGGCATGAACGCCTGTATCAGAGCCGTGGTTAGAGGAGCAATTTATCACGGTTTGGAAGTATATGGTATCAGAAGAGGTTATAACGGCATGATCGCCGGTGATATATTCGAAATGGGCTCTAAGTCTGTATCAAACATAGTACAACGTGGTGGAACCATACTTAAGTCGGCACGTAGTAAAGATTTTATGACTCCGGAAGGTAGAAAAAAAGCCTACGAAAACCTGATGTCCCATGGCATTGAAGGTTTGGTAGCTATTGGCGGAAATGGTACTTTTACAGGAGCTGAGGTGTTTTATAATGAATATCAGATACCCACAGTGGGATGTCCGGGTACGATTGACAACGACCTTTATGGTACCGATTACACGATTGGATTTGACACTGCCGTAAATACCTCCCTCGAAGCCATCGACAAAATCAGAGACACGGCCGATTCGCATGACCGTGTGTTTTTTATCGAGGTGATGGGTCGCGACTCAGGTTATATCGCAATTCAGTCTGGAATAGGTGGTGGAGCCGAAATCGTGATGGTGCCGGAAACTCATACTCCTTTGAAAAAAGTGGTTTCAACCTTGAAAGACGGCTGGAATCGCCAGAAATCTTCTTCCATTATTGTTGTAGCAGAAGGTGACGAAGAAGGTCATGCTACCCAGATCGCCGATAAAATCAAAGAACAAGTTGGTGACAAACTGGATATCAGAGTTTCAACACTTGGGCACATGCAAAGAGGCGGCTCACCTACTGCTTATGACAGAATTCTGGCTTCCCGTATGGGACTGGCTGCTGTTGAAGGCCTTATAAACGGACAGAAAAACGTAATGGCTGGAATTGTAAACAATGAACTGGTTTATACACCATTTATTGACACTATCAAAAAACAAAAACCTATTCACGACGATTTGTTACGGATGGTTCACATTTTAAGCATTTAA